Proteins encoded by one window of Dehalococcoidales bacterium:
- a CDS encoding acyl-CoA dehydrogenase family protein encodes MDFSLEYTEEQEDFAGEVREWIKENVPAGLVNLRDPIKKTYEQWQLRRELGRRLGKKGWLYAGLSRQYGGGGLDAEHRFVLSREFEAAEIGYPPFYDSARLAVGPILSLGTDEQKERFLPPIFQGEVTTWQLFTEPEAGTDEANQQTDALRHEKEGEYFIINGSKIFVGGLYAPPDQLLLLTRSDREAPRHDNLAMFLAPGNLEGISITPLPLFVSGTLSQVIGSTVDQAPAVKHQVFFDDVKVHERYLIGGERDGWRVTTATLDVEHGGGQVGVPPENYVVTRFLDQCRDNPKIVKRLEENPQLLESVINVYIGSEIQRLWGLRNSWLSGSGIRAPYAGPQLGLYTKMFGGQMIADIAKVLGPCTFTEGTEWGVEDDLFEVTQRAGLCFAPAGTPEAQKIIISRALAIGRQPGGRS; translated from the coding sequence ATGGATTTCTCCCTGGAATACACGGAGGAGCAGGAAGACTTCGCCGGAGAGGTACGTGAATGGATAAAGGAGAACGTTCCTGCTGGTCTGGTGAACCTGAGAGACCCGATAAAGAAGACCTATGAACAGTGGCAACTGCGGCGCGAACTCGGGCGGCGACTTGGCAAGAAAGGATGGCTCTATGCCGGGTTGTCCAGGCAGTACGGTGGTGGTGGCCTGGATGCCGAACACCGGTTTGTTCTCAGCCGGGAGTTCGAGGCAGCGGAGATTGGCTATCCTCCGTTTTACGATTCGGCCCGACTGGCGGTTGGACCGATTCTGTCGCTCGGCACTGACGAGCAGAAAGAGCGCTTCTTACCACCCATTTTCCAGGGTGAGGTAACTACCTGGCAGCTCTTCACTGAACCGGAAGCCGGCACGGATGAGGCTAACCAGCAGACCGATGCCCTGCGCCACGAGAAAGAGGGAGAGTACTTTATTATCAATGGGAGCAAGATATTTGTTGGTGGGCTGTACGCTCCGCCGGACCAATTGTTACTGCTGACCCGTAGCGACCGCGAAGCACCGCGACACGATAACCTGGCGATGTTTCTTGCCCCGGGCAACCTCGAGGGTATTTCCATCACGCCGCTGCCCCTCTTTGTTTCCGGCACGTTGTCACAGGTTATTGGGTCTACCGTTGACCAGGCACCGGCGGTCAAGCACCAGGTCTTCTTTGATGATGTCAAGGTCCACGAGCGGTATTTGATTGGCGGGGAAAGGGACGGGTGGAGAGTAACCACGGCTACCCTGGACGTCGAGCATGGCGGTGGCCAGGTTGGTGTGCCGCCGGAGAACTACGTCGTGACACGCTTCCTTGATCAGTGCCGGGACAATCCGAAGATTGTGAAACGTCTGGAGGAAAACCCGCAACTGCTGGAAAGTGTTATAAACGTTTATATTGGAAGTGAGATTCAGAGGCTATGGGGTCTGCGTAACTCATGGCTGTCCGGCAGTGGGATACGTGCCCCCTATGCCGGCCCGCAACTGGGGCTGTACACCAAGATGTTCGGTGGGCAGATGATTGCCGATATCGCCAAAGTCCTCGGTCCCTGCACTTTCACGGAAGGCACTGAATGGGGAGTCGAGGATGACCTGTTTGAGGTCACGCAGCGCGCCGGTCTGTGTTTCGCTCCGGCAGGCACACCCGAAGCGCAGAAGATAATCATTTCCCGTGCCCTTGCCATCGGACGTCAGCCCGGTGGGCGGTCATGA